The Fusarium falciforme chromosome 12, complete sequence DNA window atatattcctttaatattaataattatactttattaaataaatagagtttattaaagctaggctatttcttattaataaacttaatttctaggttataatatatatatttaggtaaacttatctttaattcctttataaagaatttcttatagatataatattataataaaatattcttaagctatttttcttttaatatcttcttaatttatttaagatttttttctaattaatagaattattatataatatatataattatatactaattttattatttttatttattatagtatttatattatatctctttaggtaaagaaatattttatatttacttttacttagtttttctagtatttttaataaaagcttaagatcttatattatatcctaagttattatttattataaaaggtatcttattattaaaagaaaatacttagctaattctctaattaaaatataagttataatattataactataagtacttaaatataagattataatacttattaggtataatattaaataatatctcttagttttttcttttaataaaaactttaaggtaattaatcttataattaataattttattattataattaaaaagggttctttctaagttaataattaaataaagtatttatttatacctctataataacttaagtttatttattattattaaattaaagtaattttacttagctttattatttattaaagtatttaattattctcccttaacttatatttttaattctaagtatctttacctatatactctatttataaaataaagggctTTTTAGGgtaattttttcttatatctatttatttattgccttatattagataagatatttaattttttaatataatatagctaaaataattaaactcatatttattatttatataagctttataattataattatttatttagctattaatttattcttagtagctttattttataatcttattactattataggtataatctagctattaggtttctaggtaaaccttattaaggtctctatgctatatataattaatatattcttataagactttatctataggtttataatcttttctaaggtatagttaaatatctttatattattctttattaatagtatttccttagtaaattaggaaattaaatctttcttttattatatattttagctaattatatatcgctaatacctattatttatattataggtatatttccttataataaagggttatttttatattaggatagcttttatttaatatttctttttattttcttataatttattatataataataataatttactattttaagctaatagctcCTTCCTTTAAGGGATAAAAGCAtagtatagtaatattaagttttttatattattcctttattttatattagagggttttataggctaagtaaggtttaatattaagttaaggtaattagactaaaaaataattattttattatttatctataatatatatattataatagtaatccttatataatacctaagagatttctttatattataggtatatagatattatatatagattatcctataagttataatatagtttaggctatcttaggtttatagctatttccttatagtatacttatatataaatatcttttatattatttatattttattattctctagctagttagatatattaagtagttatattaagttaataatatttattaatctctttatagattaatatcttataattattttcttagagtattatatattaattatattattacctatagatttatatagcaTCTTATTCttactatatttatacttctataaaatactagctataattaataggtttataatattaacttagctaagtaatagtaattatttattatttattaatagggtttcccttcttattattatttagctttaataacaagttttatatatctaagttaataagatataattaatagacttttaagggtttaattagtttatagagttatttctttataatattattaattatataattactaatagcttattcctttattaagtaagtaccttaataaagtataataatttctttttattttatactaatataattatatcttatttgcgctattttaagtattttagtaatataaatagctatctaaagattattatcctaattaattatatttaagtatttcttaccttttaaaaggttttattataattttaattaatagcgcctttccttaatatcttattatttcttttaatatttattagccttatagcccttcctataataataataatacttaatatccttattatctttctaagctactctaagttctataagtcctatataagttttataagatatattactcttagcttatttttatctttaggactaattaatattatttttattaccctaaatttatcccttattagatttttttatatattatttaaattattagttattaatcttaataattatattaatatagtcttataagttattaggtttctctattttatagagtttatttttaatcttatccttaagccctttataaaatataatctagagggtatttattccttaattaagaaataaagtaatttatataaacttagctatataagttaaggtagcctttatttattataagttcttaagtttttatatagcttattattctttattaataattttaaagttttatttaattatatttttaaagtttttatatttaataaaaaagaattagatttttttaataggcttatttctaagaaaattatatagtttaggcttaaattaagtaagtatatttcctataaggtatttactaggatataagaccttacttttagtattagctatttaggtaaaaaaatattattaatatgccttaAGGGGTATAaggaatatcttaatataaataacttatttattaaatagctctaagtccttaggtttaataatctcgctaatatctttatagattatattagcggcattatgcttaaatattaagttactaaggttatagacttattattatattaagttattttattatacttaaagtataataaattaattaatttaatcttcttatttattaattatttattaatagtattactattattattttatagcttaatagaaatattcttatatattatttatagatacctttatacttataagttattcctaagtaatcttagtattattttatatattatctaagaggttattatattaagtacttaggtaattatatttattcttaagtttatagactttattcttataagaggctaagataatatattctttattattattatttatatctatcgGGATATTAGattcttttagcttaatcGCGAGCTATTTTTActaaggggtaataagtagcttattataagaagtaaaaagagatctaatattaggtattataataatagtattacttagaatatataatatattattaaataagagctattaatatataataattatatatttcctaagggataaattagttatattaggtttatattaataaaaagtattaagtataatctaagtaataaaaggtataaattatatctagtaatatacttaaagatattaaatataactaagttatattaataattaaagtaattactatataagaaagtataataagtatattttatatacttaggcttccttaagtaaaattaatCGCGAGTAGGCGtgatattattctaagaccgatgcggtctaggaataatattagtccttattatattagtcttattttaattagtgGTTTAGAACTTAGGATTTATGGAGACTATATAAGGTAGCCGCGAAGGTTATAATACATAGCCTCTTTctacctaattataatactaataaaaggtttagcttccttagaaaagagctttccttattagaggctcttaaaaagaagctataagaaagggAATATCCCGTTAGcgaagatattaaattcctcgaggacttaaaaaataatacctagcaTAGggcataagttataatacttataataaccaTAAAGACCTTCTATAttgctaaataagaggattaaaagaatcttatagctagctaagatctagctatatagtattaggaaataggggttatcggcgttataggttttagagggattagttcttagagtcggcgtcggagttctataaacctaaaaagagttagcgccgGGGCTTAGCGCCGGACTCAAAGGCAAatagaggtctataggtttaattaattaaacctatctggttaaatatataatgcgTATATCTTAGCTCATATGAATATGcgaataatagtaattttgatagtaattttaataataattataagtaattataatatattaaaaagggatTAAAAAGGaatttaaagaattaataataatactcttagccttaattactaagtaaaaatactttatatattaataattagtctttattaaggaaaaataagtaatataattagtctttttattacttagtattttattaaaaaattaaaaaaaagtattaagatattaaaagtaaaatattttaagaagataaaagctataaaaaaggaaatatattataaagatatataaaaaaaaagatttttatatatattattattttaataataagggaaaatattatagaggtaataataaattacctttttattactaagataaataaagaaaaaatatattttattattaatagaaaataaagctattattattaatagctattagttatttaatattattaaagaagttttaatataaacttatttctAGCTAAGATATCTAGCTTAGAGGGAGgggataattattatatagctttatttaaagcCTGTgtaataataggtttatatacTCTAATTCTCTTAGCGgggtaatataaagaaatccttTATATTTCactatagctttaattatcttagttcTAGTAagctttagtataatataactattttgcctacctagctttatataacctaagaaGTCATAGCTATAATCTAAGTTCtatgctataatataatatcctctctttattagtttttatccttaagactacttcttatagctattcccccttagtatataacttatatctataaatattttattatttaatatagtaCTAGAATCTAAAGCTatgtataattataaaatataagccctatttattaaaaatactaggttccttattatgccttatagctattgcgaactatagtaattaaaatactaggCTAAAgaaagctataagtattatgCCTAGTATACCTATCAgggttattagtataatagtTATAGGGTTACCTTTCTTAGTAGtaagtttatttcttataataagagctacttatactaagatattatttagtagCTAATTGTCTTACTTAAGAGAAGCGTCGGTTAGAATAGGAAGAGGAGGTAATAGAGTTAGagttaattaccttataatagtaggtaaataaatagttaaattatttaatatatctttattactagaaaaaataattaattaagcgaggtaaagaaatactttattataatattaagactttAGATAAGCTAGAAGTAGTAAAGAATATAGAGTgctttatagtaattaaggcaTAATTAGCTAgcgctatagatattagtaattagggcgagttctttaattattttattattagtagaagttcCTTaggagttattatatattagtaaggtattttaggggctcttatatatcttctaagtctaggtagtccttttatttaataatatatattattttattattaattttatttatattaaggatagcttttataatatattcttctaatttattaatttttatatttaatttattattaattttaacttaaatagtactttttattaatttaagtaataaaatataaaagattaaataaagcttaatctttagtaataagtttagtttataattatattttaagattttttacttaattttataaggtttaatatatttataattaagttttttattttattattttattttaatattttttattataaggtaaattatatttatttttaaaaagattaatctcttaatttttttcttattaatataatttaatattttatttttaataaatttaagctttatttttatttttttatataggttttataattaattacttataaggattatttttaagttaataattatatctcttatttatttatagatatttaaggtaaacctaaaattagtataagctaatataatctttatgcttttatttattactatattatagcctaattatatagctaatagcttcttaacttagttagtttatttataattaatataatattagaggtattattttagtatttagtttatatatttaatttatctatttattttcttatagtatataataaaaagtttataattaattcctaagtactttataagattttattagaattttaaagtaaataatagttcttaatttataataattttaagtaatatattatatattttaataatataaaaataaaataaataagtaaattctttaattattattaattttttataaggtataaaataagaaaactttataagtttatttataataataagaatattattataaaagtttttagtAGCTAATTTTTCTAATAAgagtagttttataataaattttatagtaatagaatcctatagttattatataactaagagtaattataatttcttataaggtttatagtattataccttagtttttatataaaagttatattatttaataactattaaaatggttatttttatattaagaaaaataaatattatcttaatatattctagggttttattaattccttaatatttatatagctaataattatatattttatatataaggttatattatagtttctttaaaacttattacttatttattattttattatctaagagttatatattatattcttagattctttttaagagtaaatcaccttattatattatatatataattatattaatttaataaggtattcctaTAAccttactttatttatagattagtAATTTCCcttatttttagatatacttatagataatatagtTCTAGGCTTATCTATAGTATTTTTCTAAGAAGTCTCcctagaagtatttattaatatatcttattagtttttCTAGGTatctatagtttatattataaaattatttaataatttatttcttatatttttcctcTAAGAAGTAGGTTTATTTCTAGGTTACTTACTTagctactttataatatttcttatattagaatattcttttttataccttatataagagtttatagttattataatactattatatagcttaggttatttcttttaggtttctatagtatataacttaataatagtaataattaaagataatttaaaatactttattagggatagaaagttttcttttataggtctataatttatcttcttattattaatacctttatatataattaataaagtctataacctattatttatatttcttagtaaGTATAAAGTACTTTAGTAGGGGtagtagtttttataattacttaataaacttttattttaaatatcctTCTAGGATAAagtataatagttattttttagctttaatctttttaatatctaagttaggttattagcgaataatattagccttattactttttattcctttaatataaataataatataattaaattctaagaagtatttaatatattataattattatttattaagtttttatatttttataaaataagtaatattcttatagtttatatatactttaatttaatatttatttctaaggaaataatatttaaattccttaaaagtattaattattataaagaattccttattataaataaagtaattaagctctactttatatagcttataagagtaaaatattattagatataagaatcctttattattttattatttaatctaggcaCTGAGTATaaaatttaaggtatttattttaagtttaatttattaaaataaattaaatatcttaagtattagctcgcttaagataaatttcttaattttataaaaggctttttttactttatttctaaatataaatactttactttttttattaagttaattaataatataataactttcttaaatttctttaagaacttataataataattaataaaactaaggaaagattatatttctttaatatttattagttctttttattttttaattactaatacctttttagggtttatatatattttattataagagataatatatctaagaaattttatttttaaggtataaaacttatttttcttaagttttattaataacttaatatcttatagtatttataatatcttatagatatattttatatatattttttttttattttagagaaaataaagatattatctaggtaatatataataaatatatttagatatttttatagtatattattaattatttattagaatataataggtatatgaataagtctaaaaggtataataaggtacttaaatagtctatatttaatataaaaagtagttttttatttatatttttttttaatctaaataaggttatataaaagactaaaaaatagaggaaatatagtcttcaaagactatagggtaggtgatAGAGATAGGAGGTAAATAAGCAGTGGAACcagtccttatataaagctaattagctaggtaaggaATCATAGAGCAATAAAAGTAGGTTAAAAGTGAGATAGGgttaaaataaagaagacCAGCTTCTAATTAGTGTTCTTATTATCTGTATTAGTTGAagatctaaggagctatcTCTAAGAGaaggtatatagcttatatagcaaattactcggaatctattagcccgattcgaaTAAAGGCTATGCCGTCGGATAGccctaattccgggcttcaaaaccctattagttttgctagtaACGGATAACTAAAAGCCGAGTTATGGCATAATAGAAACTAAGACCTATAGCgttttaaactaggatatttaaaaccggataggaaataccctatagaaggGGACGGGTTTAACGGCGTTATCGGGCTTATGataaagccctaagtccgaagtcacgtgaccttcctaaaagggaaataagcccAGAAAGAGCAGTATTGACACTCccttatatcttgcttatctaagcagcTATTGCTTAGGTAAGCTCTTTATAAGAAAGCGCATAAGCTAAAGTATAGGGTAGtaaaatcctaggcttatatcctataagtatatttttctagaattttatttataaaagaccttcttagaaataaggtattttacaggttataagctctcttaaggttaagtataataaagtattttatattaaaaagttaatcctttaatttactaataagaggtaataatatataatcttatattataatagcattaagtattttaaaattaatataaaagtaaagctttttatttctttttaacataaatataataagatatttaataaataacttactttccttaatatatcttttttatactatatctttaatatattcctttaatattagtaattatactttattaagtaaatagagcttattaaagctaggttactttttattaatcaacttaatttctaggttataatatatatattttaataaatctattttaagtttttttataaaaagcttcttataaatataatattataataaaatattcttaagttctttttcctctaatattttcttaacttacttaaggtttctttttaattaataaaattattatataatatatataattattttttattattattatttctatttattatagtatttatattatatttctttaggtaaagaaatatcttatatttatctttacttaatttccctagtatttttaatagaaatttaagattttatattttcttccaagttactatttattataaagggtactttattattaaaagagagtatTTAGCTAGTcctctaattaaaatataggttaaattaatataagtataggtacctaagtattagtttatagctttttataagtataatattaaataagatttcttaattttttcctttaataaaaactttaaggtaattaatcttgctattaataactctattattataattaaattatttccctttaaggttaattattatatagggctttaccttatacctctataatagctagagcctatttactatccttaggttaaaaagattctacttagctctattatttactgCTACCCCCCAGGCGACGGCTTAGGCGCCGCTATCCGATAGCAACCACGTTTATATCAAGGCGGAAATCAGGTGTTCTCTTACGCCGACATTATGGCCATGAACCAGTAGGGTCAAGATCCGTGACGACGCTGGCGTCATCAGCTTCGACCCCGCACGAAGCTCTCGGATTCCTCGGGTGTGATTTTGTCTGACGTGACGGTCGTTGCATTCCTTGCAAGTCACGACTTGATTGGATGTTGATCCCTACTAGGGGCCTTCAGCCACACGTCAGCCAACAACCTGGTGATGCTATACGCGTATAGCGTGTTGCTGGTATGATACGCGGAGTTGATGATGACTTGATTTGTTTGAAGCTGGACGGGTAATGGGATAAGGCAACAGTTTATCATTTAACCTATCCTTAACTGGGTCGCCACTGGGAAACCTCTGAACTCTGGATAAAAGATGAGGTTGCTGCCATCACTCTGGCTGTGGTACAGGGTAAGTAGCGATTGATAAACACCAAGGAATTGTTGAGGCTCGTGGAAAGCTCCAAGTCTCTTGTAATGTTCCTTTCTGAGCATTAGTTATCATCAAATACTTTGACTTCTACTGTGAGCTTGATTATGTTTGAGTTTCCTTCGTACATGTGGCTTCAGTTGGAACTACCAATTCAGTGGGATAGAACTGCCCTTCAACTCGAACCTGAAACCTCAAGAGAATTCGAGCCTCATTGGCTCATAATATTATCAATCTGTTTCATAAACAACCGCCTGGCAAGGTCAGAAACGGGCAGCTTCCTGGACTTTAATCAGTCTAACTCGCCGCTACAGACCCCTGGTCCACCTTTGCACTCTCATCAATAAGCTGCAAATTCCCCTTCGACGGACCCATGACACAAATACCTTCCCTCGAGAACCTACTTCCATGAACAGGACAGTCAAAGCTTTTCTCAGTCGCATTCCAGCAAACCACGCCCTTCATGTGCGGGCACAGGGCACTAAACCTCTTGACgttgccctcctcgtccttgtaGATAGCCATCGGCTTTGAACCCGCCTTGAAACACATAGTCAGCTCATGCCAAAATACTACGTGTCATGACTCACCTGGTTCAGCACACCACCCATACCCAGTCCAAGGTCCTCGATATCGCTAATATCCGACTGCAGGAATCGCTTGTACTGCGTATTGATCTGAAGATCATGCGCAACCATACTCGGCAGCGACTTGGCAATAGAGGTCAGACGCTTCGGGGAGTACACGCTCGCCCAGGAGttctcaacgccatcaaTCTCATCTGCAATCAGCCGACCCGCCAGTACACCATGAGTCAAGCCATCGCCAGAGTCTCCAGTGACGATGTAGATGTGATCGTTGCCCTGGTTCTTGCCGATGAATGCCATAAAGTCAACTGGCTCAAAGATCTGGCCACTCCAGCGATAGTCAACCCTTCCAGCCTGGGTGAATCGGTCCCGAGTCCATTTTTCAAGCTGTTGGGACTGTGTTGTTGTATCTTCCTGCCCAACCTTATGGTCGCATCCTCCAACAATCAAGTAGTCATCTTTGTCGTCGCATGCAGTGAGTCTGACATACTTGTACTCCTCAGCTTGGTCGTACAAAAGACAGTCCTCTACCGAGCCCTTGGGAACGCGGATGGCGATGCAGTAGGTCCTCATATACTCCATCTCGGCGATGACGCTGAGCTTCTGCAGGGGCACGCAGGTAGTCTCCACGGCGTTGTTGCACTTGACGGTGTGCTGGTCAGTTGTCTGGACGTTGACGGACTTGTTACCGATACCCAGGATTTCGatgcccttctcctcgactgAAATCACTCGAGTCTGGCCATAGCAGCGGAAGTTGGGCTGCTTCTGGAGCCACTTGAGAACACCATTCAGGTACTTTGTTGGGTGGAAAGTTGCCTGGTTGTGAACAACAAGGCCGCCTCGTTGATCAATCGCACCATCCCAGCCACGAACAGTCAGTTTATCCTGAATGAGGTCAGTAAATGAATGCATTGGGAGATTGATATTGTTTCATCAAGAGCCACTCACATCAAATGTCACCTCCAGGCCAAGTTTTCGTTGCatggcttcctcctcgcgcAGCTCCCTCAACTCATCGTCGTGTTTGGCATCCTCAGCCGCATACTGAGAGATTTCGTAGGCAGGCAGCTTTCGATACTCGCACTCTATGCCTAGAGCTTTGGAAATCTCGCCAACACGCTCCCTTGCCCATGCATGGCTTTCCGCTGCGACCATGGCACCGCTCTCACCATGCTTCTTTGCGATCTCAGTGTACCCATCATCGAGATCGTTGGTCAAGTGACCGCTAGTGCGTCCAGTCTCTCCGGATAAAACCTGACGGGCTTCAAGCAACACAACTTCGCGTCCACGGTTGACGAGTTCGTATGCCGTCGATATGCCAGCGATGCCGGCGCCGATGATGCAGACGTCCGTCTCGACATCGGAGCCAAGCTTGGAAAAGGACGGACGATTGGAGACTGGATCTTGGTGTACCCACACAGAGTCAGTCGCGCCGGAGGTGTGAAAGAATTGCTGAGACTTGTTTGAAGATGCCATGGTGGATTGGTATGCTCTGAATGTCAACTGTAGAGTGGAACGGCGAGAAAGACGAGAGATTCGAAGAGTGGCTGAAGCGAGGGAAAATATCATCCTAGAGGCCGTAATGATTCAAATGAATTGCGAGCAATTGATCAATAGGTCAAAAGGAGGGTAAACAAGTGCCAGCCTCTATGATAAATGTTGGTAGTTGTGATGAAGCGCGTCAGCACTAACATCACAAAATCGTCACCATGTTCCTTTGATGTCTGCAACTGAGACATGGCGGTAATAGAGAAAGTCTGGAGACAGTGTTCCTTGGACGCATCATAGAGAGAATACCAATCAAAATGACCGATCTGGAAGGGATCGCTGTGTGTTGTGGTGACATAGACGTCACAATGATGAACAACGAAGCTTCCAATCTTCGGGCCATGTTTGATGTCAAATTAAGCAGTCTGCTTCCATGTGACGATGGCCAGGGGCACAAGTTCGACAGCGCAtgaccttggacttggatcGGCCAGTGAAGATTTGGTTATTTCAAATCGTATCCTTCAGCAAAGCGAACAATCCATCAGCCTGATCTGTCGGATTTTCATAATCTGGCTCTGTTACTTCAGGCCTTCGCCTTTTTGAC harbors:
- a CDS encoding Rieske domain-containing protein, which translates into the protein MIFSLASATLRISRLSRRSTLQLTFRAYQSTMASSNKSQQFFHTSGATDSVWVHQDPVSNRPSFSKLGSDVETDVCIIGAGIAGISTAYELVNRGREVVLLEARQVLSGETGRTSGHLTNDLDDGYTEIAKKHGESGAMVAAESHAWARERVGEISKALGIECEYRKLPAYEISQYAAEDAKHDDELRELREEEAMQRKLGLEVTFDDKLTVRGWDGAIDQRGGLVVHNQATFHPTKYLNGVLKWLQKQPNFRCYGQTRVISVEEKGIEILGIGNKSVNVQTTDQHTVKCNNAVETTCVPLQKLSVIAEMEYMRTYCIAIRVPKGSVEDCLLYDQAEEYKYVRLTACDDKDDYLIVGGCDHKVGQEDTTTQSQQLEKWTRDRFTQAGRVDYRWSGQIFEPVDFMAFIGKNQGNDHIYIVTGDSGDGLTHGVLAGRLIADEIDGVENSWASVYSPKRLTSIAKSLPSMVAHDLQINTQYKRFLQSDISDIEDLGLGMGGVLNQAGSKPMAIYKDEEGNVKRFSALCPHMKGVVCWNATEKSFDCPVHGSRFSREGICVMGPSKGNLQLIDESAKVDQGSVAAS